The DNA window CGCCGCGGCGAGCGTGCCACCCGGCGGGAGGTGGTACTCGGCGAGCGTGCGCAACTGCATCCGGACGAACGCGGCGAGCTGCGAGACCGGGTCGCCCGCGGCGGCCACCGCGTCTTCGAGCCGCTCGACGTACCGCGCCGACTCGGCCTCGACGAACGCGATGAGCAGGCTTTCGCGATCGGGGAAGTGGTTGTAGATCGCGGTGCGCCCGACCCCGGCCGCGGCCGCGACCCCGGCGAGCGTCACCGCGTCGAACCCGCGCTCGTACAGCTGCGCGCGCAACGCGTCGAACACCTTCGCGCGGACTTGCTCGCGGTGTTCGGTCAACGAGCCGCCGATGATCTTCGGCACCGCGCACCTCCCTCGACCTGGTGCGACGATCGTGCCAGCGACCATGACCGGTGTCGAGGCGGGGCGCCTCAGTCGATTCCGAGGCGGGGCGATCAGACGTCGAGCGGCCATTCGTGCACGGGGTGCCCGTTCGTGCTCAGGCGAAGGTAGGAACGAAGCATTTCCGACAGCGCGGTCTCGCGATCGAGCCCGCGTTTCTGGGCCCTGTTCACGGTTTCGCGCTGCCACCACGATCCCGTGCGTCTGGTGAGGCACCGTCTTTCGATCACGCCGAGGTACCGCTCGCGCGCAGCGTCGGCGACGCCGGACTGCTGGAGCCCCTCGTGCGCGAGCGGCAGCAGCACGCGCAGCACCAGTTCGTCCGGCGGGATCCAGCCGATGCCGGGCCAGTACAGCTGCGCGTCGAACCCGTTCCGCGCGCCGGCGTAGAGGTTCTCCTCGGCGGCCTGGAACGACATCTGTGTCCACACAGGACGTTCCTGTTCGGCGAGCGCGCGCTGCGCGCCGTAGAAGAACGCGGCGTTCGCGACGATGTCGAGCACGGTCGGCCCGGCGGGGAGCACGCGGTTTTCCACGCGCAGGTGCGGTGTCCCGTCCACGACGTCGTAGACGGGCCGGTTCCACCGCCACACGGTGCCGTTGTGCAGCCGGAGTTCGGTGAGCTTCGGCGCCTGCCCTGATTCGAGCGCTTCGACCGGGTCCTCGGGATCGGTTTCCGGCAGCAGGCCGGGGAAGTAGCGGACGTTTTCCTCGAACAGGTCGAAGATCGAGGTGATCCACCGCTCGCCGAACCACACCCGCGGCCGGACGCCCTGGTTCTTCAGCTCCTCCGGCCTGGTGTCGGTGGCCTGCTGGAACAACGGGATCCTGGTTTCGTGCCAGAGCGCCTTGCCCAGCAGGAACGGCGAGTTCGCGCCGATCGCCACCTGCACACCGGCCAGGCACTGCGCCGCGTTCCAGTAGGCGGCGAACTCCTCCGGCGCGACCTGCAGGTGCAGTTGCACCGACGTGCAGGCCGCCTCGGGCAGGATCGACTCCGAGTAGCTGCGCAGGCGCTCGGGTTTCTGTTCCGGAAGTGCCGCGCCTTCCATCGAAAGCACGGAGTGTTCGCCGCGCGCGGCGAAGATCTGGTCGTTCAGCAGCGCGTACCGAGCGTTGTTGGTCAACCACTTCTCGTCGAAATGGTCGTGCGTGAGCGTCGGCAGGATACCGATCAAGGCCAAAGTGGACGCTGACTTGGTCGCCGCGGTGCTCGCGCTGCCGAGGTAGGCCTCGAGATCATCTTCCAGCTCTCCCACCGATTCTCCGGCCAGCGGGCGCGGCGGGACGTTGAGTTCGATGTTGTGCTGGCCGAGTTCGGTGGTGAAGGAAGGATCGTTCAACGCCTCCAGCACGGCCGTGTTCCGCATCGACGGCCGCATCGACGAGTCGACGAGGTTCAGTTCGACTTCGAGGCCGATGTGCTTGCGGGGAAAGGAAAAGCTGCCGTCCGAGAGCATGCGGGCGAGGGTGTCCAAGCACCGCTGGACCTTGCGGCGGTAACGGCCACGGTCTCGCGGATCGAACGGGTCCGACGACAGGTCTTTACCCATGGCGTGTCCCTGTTTCTTCCTCGGTCAAGGCTCCCCGATCGCCTCGGTGTTCAGCGGTTCAACGTTGCAACGGTCCGGCCGACAACCGTGACACAGCGGCGATGGCGCGGCTAGCGGCCAAACTGGTGCTCTCTGTCACCTCGGGTTAACAGACAGCAAAAAAGGGCCAAGAGCACCAGGGCTCCCACGACGTTCGGACCAGCCACGGCGGCGCGAGCGGGGGTGGGAGACTCTCCGGGTGGCCGAAAAGATCGTTGTCGACGACGAACGGGACCCGAGGCTCGACGATTTCCGGGACCTCTCGGCGGCCGACCGGCGCCCGGATCGCCCCGGTGGCCGTGGTTTCGTGATCGCGGAAGGCACCGTGGTCGTGCGAA is part of the Amycolatopsis sp. CA-230715 genome and encodes:
- a CDS encoding TetR/AcrR family transcriptional regulator — translated: MPKIIGGSLTEHREQVRAKVFDALRAQLYERGFDAVTLAGVAAAAGVGRTAIYNHFPDRESLLIAFVEAESARYVERLEDAVAAAGDPVSQLAAFVRMQLRTLAEYHLPPGGTLAAALAPSAYERIAAHADPIGERLRVIIVDGIRAGQLADEDPDTLVGMISSAIGGRQVVDVPADRLDAVIDTAVRFVLRGVGAETPTLSERYLG
- a CDS encoding glutamate-cysteine ligase family protein: MGKDLSSDPFDPRDRGRYRRKVQRCLDTLARMLSDGSFSFPRKHIGLEVELNLVDSSMRPSMRNTAVLEALNDPSFTTELGQHNIELNVPPRPLAGESVGELEDDLEAYLGSASTAATKSASTLALIGILPTLTHDHFDEKWLTNNARYALLNDQIFAARGEHSVLSMEGAALPEQKPERLRSYSESILPEAACTSVQLHLQVAPEEFAAYWNAAQCLAGVQVAIGANSPFLLGKALWHETRIPLFQQATDTRPEELKNQGVRPRVWFGERWITSIFDLFEENVRYFPGLLPETDPEDPVEALESGQAPKLTELRLHNGTVWRWNRPVYDVVDGTPHLRVENRVLPAGPTVLDIVANAAFFYGAQRALAEQERPVWTQMSFQAAEENLYAGARNGFDAQLYWPGIGWIPPDELVLRVLLPLAHEGLQQSGVADAARERYLGVIERRCLTRRTGSWWQRETVNRAQKRGLDRETALSEMLRSYLRLSTNGHPVHEWPLDV